A single genomic interval of Adhaeribacter pallidiroseus harbors:
- a CDS encoding DinB family protein yields the protein MAETQTLSVLDLLPKELAQEAETTRKMLSRIPDDKYDWQPHEKSMTIRQLATHIAELPSWITMALNTEELDFSAQPYNPKKINNTAELMQLLEESIAVGTESLSKASEEDLLPTWTLRDGEQIFAVYTKYEVIRHALSQLIHHRAQMGVYLRLLNIPIPGSYGPSADEMNF from the coding sequence ATGGCTGAAACACAAACGTTGTCCGTACTCGATTTACTACCCAAAGAACTGGCGCAGGAAGCTGAAACTACCCGTAAAATGCTGTCCCGCATCCCCGACGACAAGTACGACTGGCAACCGCACGAAAAAAGCATGACCATCCGGCAACTGGCTACGCACATTGCCGAATTACCTTCCTGGATAACCATGGCTTTGAACACCGAGGAACTGGATTTTAGTGCGCAACCATACAATCCAAAAAAAATAAACAATACGGCCGAGTTGATGCAGCTTTTAGAAGAATCTATTGCCGTAGGTACCGAATCTTTAAGTAAAGCTTCCGAAGAAGATTTATTGCCTACCTGGACTTTGCGCGACGGAGAACAAATTTTCGCCGTTTACACCAAATACGAAGTTATCCGGCATGCGCTCAGCCAGCTTATCCACCACCGGGCGCAGATGGGCGTTTACCTGCGCTTGTTAAACATTCCCATTCCGGGCAGTTACGGCCCGAGTGCCGACGAAATGAACTTCTAA
- a CDS encoding DUF6265 family protein, translating into MKRMYALLFFFVFAGLLPQVYAQSQPKGGSVADVSFIQGNWKATTADGRSIDGVWVAPENGNIMGSMRMMKGGKADMYEILVYEQTPQGLVSLVKHFAPGLIGHEEKDKQDRYNFVEASKDKAIFQKEGEDLRILYEKRSANQFVIARGNQQDGKWVFKDLFVFNRTK; encoded by the coding sequence ATGAAACGCATGTATGCCTTGTTATTCTTTTTTGTTTTCGCGGGGTTATTGCCGCAAGTGTATGCTCAAAGCCAACCTAAAGGCGGCTCCGTAGCCGATGTAAGCTTTATTCAGGGTAACTGGAAAGCGACTACCGCGGATGGCAGAAGCATTGATGGCGTGTGGGTAGCACCGGAGAATGGCAACATTATGGGTTCTATGCGCATGATGAAAGGTGGCAAAGCCGACATGTACGAAATACTTGTTTACGAGCAAACGCCGCAAGGTTTAGTGTCGCTGGTAAAGCATTTTGCCCCCGGCTTAATTGGCCACGAAGAAAAGGACAAACAAGACCGCTATAATTTTGTGGAAGCCAGCAAAGACAAAGCTATTTTTCAGAAAGAAGGCGAAGATCTCCGGATATTATACGAAAAGCGTTCGGCCAATCAGTTTGTGATTGCCCGCGGTAACCAGCAAGATGGCAAATGGGTGTTTAAAGATTTATTCGTATTCAACCGCACTAAATAA
- a CDS encoding Gfo/Idh/MocA family protein, with protein MTLFSRRDIIKTIALGSATAIFSPNTLLAATRPQKDRLGVALVGLGYYSTDLLAPALQQTKNCYLAGIVTGSPDKAETWKKKYNIPDKNIYNYQNFDTIANNPDIDVVYVVLPPSMHREYVERAANAGKHVWCEKPMAVTSQECQAMIAACKKNKKSLAIGYRLQHEPNTKEYRNIVQKQLLGKVQKVSCAAGYREGRTDHWKQKKEMGGGVMHDMGVYAIQGARMGTGMEPVAVAMAKTSTTRPEIYKNGLAETAVATLEFPGGVLADIKTSFGENVNFLTINCAKGEIKMEPYSAYAGVKGSSPLGEINHPYEQPWQQANQMDDDARTIMQGKPMPVGGEEGLRDIRIVEAIYKSAASGKRVSLTA; from the coding sequence ATGACTTTATTTTCTCGCCGAGACATTATAAAAACGATTGCGTTGGGCAGTGCTACCGCTATCTTTTCGCCGAACACTTTACTGGCCGCTACCCGTCCGCAAAAAGACCGGTTAGGCGTAGCACTGGTGGGCCTGGGTTATTACAGCACCGATTTGCTGGCTCCGGCTTTGCAGCAAACCAAAAACTGTTACCTGGCCGGCATTGTAACCGGCTCGCCCGATAAAGCCGAAACCTGGAAGAAAAAATACAACATTCCGGACAAGAACATTTACAATTACCAGAACTTCGATACTATTGCCAACAACCCCGATATTGACGTAGTTTACGTGGTGTTGCCCCCATCCATGCACCGCGAGTACGTGGAGCGGGCTGCCAATGCGGGTAAACACGTGTGGTGCGAAAAACCCATGGCCGTAACCTCGCAGGAATGCCAGGCTATGATTGCCGCCTGTAAGAAAAACAAGAAATCATTGGCTATTGGCTACCGTTTGCAGCACGAACCCAACACCAAAGAATACCGCAACATTGTACAGAAACAACTGTTGGGCAAAGTGCAAAAAGTAAGTTGCGCCGCCGGTTACCGCGAAGGCCGCACCGACCATTGGAAACAGAAAAAAGAAATGGGTGGTGGCGTGATGCACGACATGGGCGTGTATGCCATACAAGGCGCCCGCATGGGAACTGGTATGGAACCAGTTGCCGTAGCCATGGCGAAAACCTCCACCACCCGACCGGAAATTTATAAGAACGGCTTAGCCGAAACCGCGGTAGCTACCCTGGAGTTTCCGGGCGGCGTATTGGCCGATATTAAAACCAGCTTTGGCGAAAACGTGAATTTTTTAACAATTAATTGTGCCAAAGGCGAAATCAAGATGGAGCCTTACTCGGCCTACGCCGGCGTAAAAGGCAGCAGTCCGCTGGGTGAAATCAACCATCCGTACGAGCAACCGTGGCAGCAAGCCAACCAAATGGACGACGATGCCCGCACCATTATGCAAGGCAAACCCATGCCCGTGGGCGGCGAAGAAGGACTCCGCGACATCCGGATTGTAGAAGCCATTTACAAATCGGCTGCTAGTGGTAAACGGGTTAGTTTAACGGCTTGA
- a CDS encoding M20/M25/M40 family metallo-hydrolase, which translates to MKKYFRSLYLALFLLPGSIAVAQTKDPVVESIVKEANENSQLEKLAHELIDVIGPRLVGTPQMKQAGDWAVAKYKDWNISARNENWGEWRGWERGISHIDLVSPRTESLEGMQLAWSPGMKKAVTAELIIIPDLADSTEFKKWLPAVKGKFVLISMNQPTGRPDYNWQEFAKKESFEKMKADRAAQTEAWRNRISKTGRSTRNLPVALEKAGAAGVVTCNWSNGFGVNKIFAAYTKKIPTVDMSLEDYGLLYRLTESGHKPKIRVQTESKEKGVVPTFNTIAEIKGSEKPNEYVILSAHFDSWDGGTGATDNGTGTLTMMEAMRILKKVYPNPKRTILVGHWGSEEQGLNGSRAFVADHPEVVQNVQAVFNQDNGTGRVVNLAGQGFLNSYEYLGRWLTQVPEEIRSQIQTSFPGSPGTGGSDFASFVAAGVPAFSLSSLNWSYGTYTWHTNRDTYDKIVFDDVRSNAILTAILAYMASEDPNKTSRDKAVLPINSQTGQPGTWPELRQPTRKGGLD; encoded by the coding sequence ATGAAAAAATACTTCCGATCTCTTTATCTCGCTTTATTTCTGTTGCCCGGCAGTATAGCCGTGGCGCAAACCAAAGATCCCGTAGTAGAAAGCATTGTAAAAGAAGCAAACGAAAACTCACAGCTCGAAAAGCTGGCCCACGAACTTATAGACGTGATTGGTCCCCGGTTGGTAGGTACACCCCAAATGAAACAAGCCGGCGACTGGGCGGTAGCCAAATACAAAGACTGGAACATTAGCGCCCGTAACGAAAACTGGGGCGAGTGGCGCGGCTGGGAACGCGGCATATCCCACATCGACCTGGTATCTCCGCGCACTGAATCGCTGGAAGGCATGCAACTGGCCTGGAGCCCCGGCATGAAAAAAGCCGTAACGGCCGAGTTAATTATTATTCCGGACCTGGCTGATTCCACAGAATTTAAAAAATGGCTGCCCGCGGTTAAAGGGAAGTTTGTCCTCATCTCCATGAACCAGCCTACCGGTCGGCCGGATTACAACTGGCAGGAATTTGCCAAGAAAGAATCTTTCGAGAAAATGAAAGCCGACCGTGCTGCCCAAACCGAAGCCTGGCGCAACCGCATCAGTAAAACCGGACGTTCCACGCGGAACCTACCCGTAGCTCTGGAAAAAGCCGGCGCTGCCGGGGTGGTTACCTGTAACTGGTCGAATGGCTTTGGGGTGAATAAAATATTTGCCGCTTACACTAAAAAAATACCCACCGTAGATATGTCGCTGGAAGATTACGGCCTGCTGTACCGCCTCACCGAATCGGGTCATAAACCTAAAATACGGGTGCAAACCGAGTCGAAGGAAAAAGGCGTAGTGCCTACTTTTAACACCATTGCCGAAATCAAAGGCTCCGAGAAACCCAACGAATACGTCATCCTGTCGGCGCATTTTGATTCCTGGGACGGCGGCACCGGCGCCACCGATAATGGCACGGGCACCTTAACCATGATGGAAGCCATGCGCATTTTAAAGAAAGTGTACCCGAACCCCAAACGCACCATTCTGGTGGGCCACTGGGGCAGCGAAGAACAAGGCTTAAACGGTTCGCGGGCTTTTGTGGCCGACCACCCGGAAGTTGTGCAGAACGTGCAGGCGGTATTTAACCAGGATAACGGTACCGGTCGGGTAGTGAACTTAGCGGGTCAGGGTTTTTTAAATTCTTATGAGTATCTGGGCCGTTGGCTAACCCAGGTTCCCGAAGAAATTCGTTCGCAAATTCAGACCAGTTTTCCGGGTTCACCGGGCACCGGAGGGTCGGATTTTGCTTCGTTTGTCGCGGCCGGTGTTCCCGCGTTTTCTTTGAGTTCTTTGAACTGGTCGTACGGCACCTACACCTGGCACACCAACCGCGATACCTACGATAAGATTGTGTTCGATGATGTGCGGAGCAACGCCATTTTAACCGCTATTCTGGCGTACATGGCCAGCGAAGATCCGAATAAAACGTCCCGCGATAAAGCGGTATTGCCGATTAATTCCCAAACCGGGCAACCGGGTACCTGGCCGGAGCTGCGGCAGCCCACGCGTAAAGGTGGTTTGGATTAA
- a CDS encoding sensor histidine kinase: protein MDFLRAQINPHFLFNILNNLYALTLKKSELAPDVVLKLADLMEYMLYDSTAEKVLLEKEVAYLRNYFALEQLRVNGNSAMSLQVNANFNGQEIAPLLLLPLVENAAKHGLNTPGENNWLTVNIGLRQSTLTVIVENTKPPVVSSKSKGGIGLGNLRKRLELLYPARHCLQLEDKKDCFWARLIVEL, encoded by the coding sequence GTGGATTTTCTGCGGGCCCAAATTAATCCGCATTTCTTATTTAACATCCTGAATAACCTGTATGCGCTCACGCTTAAAAAATCAGAGTTGGCTCCGGACGTGGTGCTTAAGCTAGCCGATCTGATGGAATATATGTTATATGATAGTACCGCTGAAAAGGTATTATTGGAGAAAGAAGTGGCCTACCTCCGCAACTATTTTGCACTGGAACAACTTCGGGTTAATGGCAATTCAGCGATGAGTTTACAGGTGAACGCCAACTTTAACGGTCAGGAAATTGCCCCGCTGTTGTTATTGCCTCTGGTAGAAAATGCTGCTAAACACGGGCTGAATACCCCTGGAGAAAACAACTGGCTAACCGTAAATATCGGGTTGCGGCAATCTACCTTAACGGTGATCGTGGAAAATACAAAACCGCCGGTGGTGAGCAGTAAAAGTAAAGGCGGTATAGGCCTCGGTAATCTACGAAAACGGTTAGAGCTACTCTATCCGGCGCGGCATTGCCTGCAACTGGAGGATAAAAAAGATTGCTTCTGGGCCAGGCTGATAGTTGAACTCTAA
- a CDS encoding LytR/AlgR family response regulator transcription factor: MTLFSSARQALQYFENQKADVLFLDIEMPEITGIAFLEKLTDPPLTIFTTAYRNYAFEGFELGVIDFLLKPISFPRFTIAMEKVQDFISLRKQNTHLEPGTPAPEFIFVKSGVNRIKLYFNEITHVQGLKDYAIIYTASGKIVIKGSVKMVQEMFPLLLFIRVHKSFLVASKVIKRIERNQIIISNYHIPIGRNYREDVEKKIGM, from the coding sequence ATTACCTTATTTAGTAGTGCCCGGCAAGCTTTACAATACTTCGAAAATCAAAAAGCAGATGTATTATTCCTGGATATAGAAATGCCCGAAATAACGGGAATTGCGTTTCTGGAAAAACTAACTGATCCGCCACTTACCATTTTTACCACCGCCTACCGGAACTATGCTTTTGAAGGATTTGAGCTAGGTGTCATTGATTTTTTATTAAAGCCCATCTCCTTTCCGCGATTTACCATAGCCATGGAGAAGGTTCAGGACTTTATTTCCCTTAGAAAACAAAACACCCACTTAGAGCCGGGTACACCTGCTCCGGAATTTATTTTTGTAAAAAGTGGGGTAAACAGAATTAAACTTTACTTTAACGAGATAACCCATGTGCAAGGGTTAAAAGATTACGCCATCATTTATACCGCATCCGGCAAAATTGTAATTAAGGGATCGGTAAAAATGGTGCAGGAAATGTTTCCTCTATTACTTTTCATCAGGGTGCATAAGTCTTTTCTGGTAGCGAGTAAAGTTATTAAGCGCATCGAGCGTAATCAGATTATTATCAGTAACTATCACATTCCCATCGGCAGAAATTACCGGGAAGACGTAGAGAAAAAGATTGGAATGTAA
- the fumC gene encoding class II fumarate hydratase: protein MDFRVEKDTMGPVNVPADKYWGAQTERSRNNFKIGPEGSMPKEIVYAFAYLKKAAAHANLELGVLPQDKCDIISQVCDEILAGQHDGEFPLVIWQTGSGTQSNMNVNEVIANRAHVLLGGSLNDEKKQINPNDDVNKSQSSNDTFPTAMHIAAYKQVAEITLPGLQTLRDSLQRKVEEFKDVVKTGRTHFMDATPLTLGQEFSGYVQQINNSIRAINNALEVVKELALGGTAVGTGLNTPQGYDVLVAQKIADFTGYPFVTAPNKFEALAAHDAMVELSGALKRTAVALMKVGNDIRILSSGPRSGIGEIIIPDNEPGSSIMPGKVNPTQPEALTMVCAQVMGNDVAVSIGGSMGHFELNVFKPLIAANVLQSARLLGDACVSFTEKCSDGIQANHEIIQRHLENSLMLVTALNPHIGYYKAAEIAKKAHKEGTTLRQAAINTGYVTDEQFTDWVRPEDMTGSLKS, encoded by the coding sequence ATGGATTTTCGCGTAGAAAAAGATACCATGGGGCCGGTAAACGTGCCTGCCGATAAATACTGGGGAGCCCAAACCGAGCGCTCGCGCAATAATTTTAAAATTGGTCCGGAAGGCAGCATGCCCAAAGAAATTGTGTATGCCTTTGCTTACCTGAAAAAAGCCGCCGCGCACGCGAACCTGGAATTGGGCGTATTGCCGCAAGATAAGTGCGATATCATTAGCCAGGTGTGCGACGAAATTTTAGCCGGTCAGCACGATGGTGAGTTTCCGCTGGTGATCTGGCAAACTGGTTCGGGTACCCAGAGCAACATGAACGTGAACGAAGTAATTGCCAATCGCGCGCACGTGTTACTGGGTGGTTCTTTAAACGACGAAAAAAAGCAAATTAACCCCAACGACGACGTAAACAAATCGCAGTCGTCGAACGATACCTTTCCGACGGCCATGCACATTGCGGCTTACAAGCAAGTAGCCGAGATTACTTTGCCCGGCCTGCAAACCCTGCGTGACTCGCTGCAACGCAAAGTAGAAGAATTTAAAGACGTGGTAAAAACCGGCCGCACGCATTTTATGGATGCTACACCCCTGACTTTGGGTCAGGAGTTTTCGGGTTACGTGCAACAAATTAATAACAGCATCCGCGCTATTAATAACGCCTTAGAAGTTGTAAAAGAATTAGCTCTGGGCGGAACAGCCGTAGGAACCGGTTTAAATACGCCGCAAGGGTACGATGTACTGGTAGCGCAAAAAATTGCCGATTTTACCGGTTATCCATTTGTTACGGCTCCCAACAAGTTCGAAGCTTTAGCCGCGCACGATGCCATGGTAGAATTATCCGGCGCCTTAAAACGCACGGCGGTTGCCCTCATGAAAGTAGGCAACGATATCCGCATCTTGTCATCCGGCCCCCGTAGCGGCATCGGCGAAATTATTATTCCGGACAACGAACCCGGTTCATCCATTATGCCGGGTAAAGTAAATCCAACGCAACCCGAAGCTTTAACCATGGTTTGTGCTCAGGTAATGGGTAACGATGTAGCCGTATCGATTGGTGGCTCGATGGGCCATTTTGAATTGAACGTGTTTAAGCCCTTAATTGCGGCCAATGTATTGCAATCCGCTAGGTTATTAGGCGATGCCTGCGTATCGTTTACCGAAAAATGCTCCGATGGGATTCAGGCCAATCACGAAATTATTCAGCGCCACCTGGAAAACTCGTTAATGCTGGTAACGGCGCTTAACCCGCACATTGGCTACTACAAAGCCGCCGAAATCGCCAAAAAAGCGCATAAAGAAGGTACTACGCTGCGCCAAGCCGCCATCAACACCGGCTACGTTACCGATGAGCAATTTACCGACTGGGTGCGCCCCGAAGACATGACCGGCAGCTTGAAAAGTTAG
- a CDS encoding MFS transporter, giving the protein MITTSSPTPPSKLKQLLQIPVIVAALGYFVDIYDLLLFSIVRVPSLKSMGLAGDQLLEDGFFLINTQMSGMLVGGILWGILGDKKGRLSVLFGSILLYSLANIANGFAVTVTQYALLRFIAGIGLAGELGAGITLVAEILPKEIRGYGTSLVASVGILGAVLAYFMADLFDWRIAYFIGGGLGLLLLVLRFSVFESGMFTQVKEQEVARGNFFQLFSSGRTFVKYLRCIFIGLPIWFVIGVLVTFSPEFAVAMGIAEPVQAGKSVMFAYLGLSVGDLSSGIISQYFRSRKKVVLGFILLSIVCVLSYLLIDLPTASAVYFTCMALGFSIGYWALFVTIAAEQFGTNIRATVATTVPNFVRGSLIPVIWLFGYFKTHTGLMQSGLLVGTLTFIIALVALWGMSETFGKDLDFIER; this is encoded by the coding sequence ATGATCACAACCTCCTCTCCTACGCCACCTTCTAAGCTCAAGCAGCTGCTGCAAATACCCGTGATCGTAGCGGCCCTGGGTTATTTCGTAGATATTTACGACTTACTGCTGTTTAGCATTGTGCGGGTGCCCAGTTTAAAATCCATGGGTTTAGCCGGCGACCAATTACTCGAAGACGGCTTTTTTCTGATAAATACGCAAATGTCTGGTATGTTGGTAGGCGGCATATTGTGGGGCATTTTGGGCGATAAAAAAGGACGGCTCTCGGTATTGTTCGGGTCTATTTTGCTGTACTCACTGGCTAATATCGCCAATGGTTTTGCTGTTACGGTTACCCAGTATGCTTTGCTGCGCTTTATTGCCGGTATTGGTTTAGCCGGAGAACTCGGGGCTGGCATTACGCTGGTAGCCGAAATTTTACCGAAAGAAATCCGGGGTTACGGCACTTCGCTGGTAGCTTCGGTAGGTATTTTGGGCGCGGTGCTCGCCTACTTTATGGCCGATTTATTTGACTGGCGCATTGCTTATTTTATTGGCGGCGGTTTAGGTTTATTGCTCCTGGTGTTGCGGTTCAGCGTTTTTGAATCGGGGATGTTTACCCAAGTTAAAGAACAGGAAGTAGCGCGGGGCAACTTTTTTCAATTATTTTCTTCGGGCCGCACCTTTGTTAAATACTTGCGCTGCATTTTTATTGGCTTGCCCATTTGGTTTGTAATTGGTGTGCTGGTTACGTTTTCGCCGGAATTTGCGGTAGCTATGGGCATTGCGGAACCAGTGCAAGCGGGCAAATCCGTGATGTTTGCTTACCTGGGTTTATCGGTCGGCGATTTAAGCTCCGGTATTATTAGTCAGTATTTCAGGAGCCGGAAAAAAGTAGTGCTGGGTTTTATTTTGCTGAGCATTGTTTGCGTGTTAAGTTACTTGTTGATTGATTTACCTACGGCTAGTGCTGTTTATTTTACCTGCATGGCTCTGGGCTTTTCCATTGGTTACTGGGCTTTGTTTGTGACCATTGCGGCCGAACAATTCGGTACCAACATCCGGGCGACGGTGGCTACCACGGTGCCTAATTTTGTGCGGGGCAGTTTAATCCCGGTAATCTGGCTGTTTGGTTATTTTAAAACCCACACCGGCCTGATGCAAAGTGGGTTATTAGTGGGCACGCTCACGTTTATTATTGCCTTGGTAGCGCTCTGGGGCATGTCCGAAACTTTTGGCAAGGACCTGGACTTTATCGAACGGTAA
- a CDS encoding IS3 family transposase → MQQHTQKWPVQVVCQVLQLSRSAYYSWLSVKSKRNNQTENQMQTSIIDTFQKHRRRYGVRRLLAELKEKGVNAGSYRIRQVMQKHGLRAIQPRSFVPRTTDSRHPYPISPNLLLEQPFPEAPNQVWVGDITYIAMATGSFLYLAVWLDLFSRRIVGWQLGDNMKEELVIAAFRKAYQSRSVKEGLIIHSDRGGQYASNAFRKLMGDKKASQSMSRASNAYDNAFMESCFSRFKAELMQEGAFDNKEDAQTEIFEYIEMYYNPIRRHSSLNYLSPVKFEQLYSNN, encoded by the coding sequence GTGCAGCAGCATACCCAAAAATGGCCGGTACAGGTAGTATGCCAGGTGCTTCAGCTAAGCCGCAGTGCGTATTATAGCTGGTTATCAGTAAAATCAAAGCGCAATAATCAAACAGAAAACCAGATGCAAACTTCTATCATCGATACTTTTCAGAAACACCGCCGTCGTTATGGCGTTAGACGCCTGCTAGCTGAACTGAAAGAAAAGGGAGTAAACGCTGGCTCTTACCGGATTCGTCAGGTGATGCAAAAGCACGGACTCCGGGCCATCCAGCCGCGCAGCTTTGTTCCTCGCACGACGGATAGCCGGCACCCTTACCCGATAAGTCCTAACCTGTTGTTAGAGCAGCCTTTCCCTGAGGCTCCGAATCAGGTCTGGGTGGGAGATATCACTTATATTGCTATGGCTACTGGTAGTTTTCTGTATCTGGCGGTATGGCTGGACTTATTCTCCCGCCGAATAGTCGGCTGGCAGTTGGGGGATAATATGAAAGAAGAACTGGTAATAGCCGCTTTTAGAAAAGCCTATCAGAGCCGGTCGGTGAAGGAAGGCTTGATTATCCACTCCGACCGAGGTGGGCAATATGCCAGCAATGCCTTCCGGAAATTGATGGGTGATAAGAAGGCTAGCCAGAGTATGAGCCGGGCTAGTAATGCTTATGATAACGCTTTTATGGAGTCCTGTTTTAGTCGCTTTAAGGCGGAATTGATGCAGGAGGGGGCTTTTGATAATAAAGAAGATGCCCAAACCGAAATCTTTGAGTATATTGAAATGTATTACAATCCAATACGAAGACACTCCAGCTTAAATTACCTAAGTCCAGTTAAATTTGAACAATTATATTCTAACAACTAA
- a CDS encoding transposase, translated as MKEKKTPEKRRKYDADFKQQVLQMVSNGRPVKEVAESLGIGENLIYRWRSRQEDKGAVGRENASATTDQQVLLRRIRELELERDILKKALAIFSRQT; from the coding sequence ATGAAAGAAAAAAAGACTCCAGAAAAGCGTCGCAAGTACGATGCTGATTTCAAGCAGCAAGTACTGCAGATGGTTTCTAATGGTCGGCCGGTAAAAGAAGTGGCCGAGTCATTGGGCATTGGCGAGAACCTCATCTATCGGTGGCGGAGTCGTCAAGAAGACAAAGGAGCAGTTGGGAGAGAAAATGCATCCGCCACTACTGACCAGCAGGTTTTGCTGCGACGCATCCGGGAACTAGAGCTGGAGCGGGACATTTTAAAAAAAGCGTTAGCCATTTTCAGCCGACAGACTTAA
- the radA gene encoding DNA repair protein RadA translates to MAKIKTSYFCQSCGAQSAKWIGRCPACGEWNTYVEEVLQREEAAGPASWKSSSSLQISNKPRPIAEISYSEESRFDTHDQELNRVLGGGIVPGSMILIGGEPGIGKSTLMLQIALNLKKQRVLYISGEESEQQIKMRAERLGAQHPNCFILTETGTQNIFKQIEQLQPEVLIVDSIQTLHSAFIESGAGSISQVRECTAELLKYAKESGTPVFLIGHITKEGNLAGPKILEHMVDTVLQFEGDRHMTYRILRTTKNRFGSTSELGIYEMLGTGLRQVNNPSEILISQREENFSGITIGATLEGNRPLLIEVQSLVSPATYGTPQRSSTGYDAKRLNMLLAVLEKRSGFKLGLQDVFLNIAGGIKVEDPAIDLAVCASILSSFEDLAIPHTTCFAAEVGLSGEIRAVNRIDNRIAEAEKLGFQEIYISKFNLKGIDQKRLGIKVNAVSKLEEVLSSLFG, encoded by the coding sequence ATGGCGAAAATAAAAACCTCTTACTTCTGTCAAAGTTGTGGCGCGCAATCGGCGAAATGGATTGGCCGCTGCCCGGCTTGCGGCGAATGGAATACCTACGTAGAAGAAGTACTGCAACGCGAAGAAGCGGCCGGTCCGGCTTCCTGGAAATCTTCCTCGTCGCTGCAAATCTCCAATAAACCCCGGCCCATTGCCGAAATCAGCTACTCCGAAGAGTCTCGTTTTGATACCCACGACCAAGAGTTAAACCGGGTACTGGGCGGCGGCATTGTACCGGGTTCCATGATTTTAATCGGCGGCGAACCCGGCATTGGTAAATCTACTTTAATGCTGCAGATTGCTTTAAATTTAAAAAAACAGCGGGTTTTGTACATTTCCGGCGAAGAAAGCGAGCAGCAAATAAAAATGCGCGCCGAACGCCTGGGCGCGCAACATCCGAACTGCTTTATTTTAACCGAAACCGGCACCCAAAATATATTCAAGCAAATTGAGCAACTGCAACCCGAAGTTTTAATCGTTGATTCTATCCAAACCTTACATTCCGCTTTTATTGAGAGTGGGGCGGGCAGTATTTCGCAGGTGCGGGAATGTACGGCCGAGCTGTTGAAATACGCCAAAGAAAGCGGCACGCCGGTATTTTTAATCGGCCACATTACCAAAGAAGGCAACCTGGCCGGGCCGAAAATTCTGGAACACATGGTAGATACCGTTTTGCAGTTCGAAGGCGACCGCCACATGACGTACCGCATTTTACGAACTACAAAAAATCGGTTTGGCTCTACGTCCGAATTGGGCATTTACGAAATGCTGGGCACCGGTTTGCGACAAGTAAATAACCCCTCCGAAATCTTAATTTCGCAGCGCGAAGAAAATTTTAGCGGCATTACCATTGGCGCGACGCTAGAAGGGAACCGGCCGCTATTAATTGAAGTACAAAGCTTGGTAAGCCCGGCTACCTACGGTACGCCGCAACGCTCCAGCACCGGCTACGATGCCAAACGCTTGAACATGTTGCTGGCGGTATTAGAGAAACGCAGCGGTTTTAAACTAGGCTTGCAAGACGTGTTTCTGAACATTGCGGGCGGTATTAAAGTAGAAGATCCGGCCATTGACTTAGCCGTGTGTGCTTCTATTTTATCGTCGTTTGAAGATCTGGCGATTCCGCATACTACTTGTTTTGCCGCGGAAGTAGGTTTAAGTGGCGAAATACGGGCGGTAAACCGCATTGATAACCGCATTGCCGAAGCCGAAAAGCTAGGCTTTCAGGAAATTTATATTTCCAAGTTTAACTTAAAAGGCATCGACCAGAAAAGATTGGGCATAAAAGTAAATGCGGTAAGTAAACTGGAAGAGGTTTTAAGCTCTTTATTTGGATAA